The DNA segment GCCTCGCACAACTGGGCCGTTTCGGAACGAACCGGAATCGACCCGCGCGAGAGTTCGACGTCCACGCCCGCTGCCTGGGCAAGTTCGAGCGAGGCTGAGATTACGCCACCTTCAGTCGGGTCGTGCATGGCCGTTGCGTACTCGCGGACGATTCGGGCATCCGGAACGACGCTTATCTCCTCGAGGAACGTTTCGGCCCGTTCGCAGACGGCCTTCTCGATGTCGAGTTCGTCCCCAAAATCGGCGGCCAGAATCGCCGTCCCCTCGATACCGGCTGCTTTGGTGAGGATCACTTGCTCTCCCGGGCTCGCTCCCCCAGTCGGGATAACGGTCTCCGCCGCGCCCATAGCCGTCAATGACACCACTGGCCGCTCCAGGGTATCGACGTACTCCGAGTGCCCGCCGACGATGGTCGCTCCCACGGACCGAGCGGCCACGTCCAGGTCGTGTGTGATTTGCTCGAGTACACTGGGGCCTTCGTCGTCCGAGTCGTCGTTGGAACGGGCCGATTCTGGAAGTAACAGGACCGTCGTGAGCCATCGCGGATCGGCACCGGATGCGGCGACATCGTTACAGCCAACGTGGACGCCGAGGGTGCCGACTTTTGAGGCCGCTAACGAGATCGGATCGGAACTGACGACGAGCTTGCCACCTGGCCAGTCGATTGCGGCGGCGTCTTCGCCGGTTGCCGGGCCAAGGTGCACGCTGTCATCGGTTTCACCCGTCCGAGCGA comes from the Natronosalvus amylolyticus genome and includes:
- a CDS encoding AIR synthase family protein, with protein sequence MPGKVHPDDLLDHVFARTGETDDSVHLGPATGEDAAAIDWPGGKLVVSSDPISLAASKVGTLGVHVGCNDVAASGADPRWLTTVLLLPESARSNDDSDDEGPSVLEQITHDLDVAARSVGATIVGGHSEYVDTLERPVVSLTAMGAAETVIPTGGASPGEQVILTKAAGIEGTAILAADFGDELDIEKAVCERAETFLEEISVVPDARIVREYATAMHDPTEGGVISASLELAQAAGVDVELSRGSIPVRSETAQLCEAAGVDPLRIFGSGALLATVPVDSVDACLEALADAGIEAAAIGTVSACDGDVPALEVDGERFTEPVEDDLYPLWAAADAGKSEGNG